The sequence atttaataaaaaagtacaaagtTGAGAGTAATTGTGAAATGGTGGACAAAGtatggtttttgtttatttttcaaatacaaatcagaaaagtgtggtGCACATTTGCATTATGTCCATTTAATCTAAAACATAATGAGACCCATTTGTCTTTCAGAATCACataattagtaaaataaatccaccagtgtgtgatttaatctcatCGATCTAGGAACTCTTCGAAGGCTGGGGAGGTTTTCTAGGgagcattaataaaaaaaaaaaacagcattgtgaAGACCAAACAAGACAGCAGACAAGTCAGAGATAACGTTGAGGAGAAATGTAAAGCTATTTGAATACAGGCCcattctgcatggagtttgcatgatCTCCCTGTACCTGAGCGGTTTCTCTCAGGGTACTTTGGCTTCCTTCCAAACTCCACGAACAGGACTCTTAGGTAAATTGATTACTTTAGGTATGAGTGCATGGTCGTCTGTCCTATATGTCCCTGTGTTGCCCTGTCATGGAATGGTaacctatccagggtgtacACTGCCTGTCTCTCAGTGACCGCTGAAGGCAGGCACCAGTTTCCCCCATAAGTGGATGTAGAGAATGGATAATTGGAAGGACGAAGCAGGgataggttataaaacaatattccaagctttgaacatctgacTCTGAACAACAGCACTGTTTAATCCATCATTCAATGTTTAATGAGTATGGCACAACTAAAAATCAACAGTTATGCCCATCCAGCTAAATGTTTGGGCCAGACAAGGTGAGGAGCTGGAGGAACTGTAAAGATCTACAACTCTAATGTAATTACATGTGttaacaggacaactattaatACCTCACAAATATTTCCTTCACGCAAGATTTGCAAGAAGAACTGCAGAGAATAAGTCAGAAGTTATTTTTATGGCTTCCCACATCCCTTAAAGGGGACACAACAACCATTTGGAAGAAGGTGaaccatggtggtggcagatAATACTgtgaggatgcttttcttcagcaggcacACTTAAGGCAGTCAAAGAGATGGAGCTAAAAATAGGGACACCCAGGTAGAAAGCCTGCTAGAGgcatcaaaataatttttgattTAGTCTCTATTTGTGCAAAGTTCTTAAGGACATACCTTTGTGTTTCTACAAAGAAGGGACTCAGAACCAAAATTCACACCACTCTGTTCACATGTTtatgtttgaaatatttttgtgtttcatttttcttccacttcagaATTACGCTCCTCTTTGTAATGGTCAGTCACATAACACTCAACAAATTTAACATAAAGTTGTGTTTGATGTGCAAATTGTGTACAGGAACTATAATGTCTGAGAAGATAAATAAGTGAGCTATGAGATATTGAACTTTGTGAATGAGTTATAAGCATGAGCTGAATAGACATGACGTCAGAGCATTAAAACGCAAATGCAAGATCACACATAACAGATATGATATagtaaaatgaacaaataaattaagCTTTTGTATTGGTGAAAAAGCCAATTGGGGCAAAAACAGTTtcagagcagatttaaaaataaacagggaaGAGTCCTATCTAATATGCACTGGCAGTGAAGTTTAAGGCCTTGGAGATGCCACAGAAAAAGCTCTGTCCCCTCTGAGTTTACGCCACATCCTCAGCATATCCATATGTATCTGGTCTGCTGACCTGAGTGACAGGGATGGGCAATGTAATTGAACTTTACCGTTCTGATTTTTTTACAgagtttaaagatttaaaaacaaatacaagaaTCCTATAATCGACCTAGTAATGAACAGGCAGCCAGTGCAGTGAACCTAAAACAGAAGTAATATCCTCTCTCTTTTGTGTTCCACTTTAAAAAAGATGTGAAACTGCAAGTTTCAGCTCCAGCTGGAGACATGGCAGGGATGTCCGGGAGACACCATAGTAAAGGGAGTTACAGCATTTGAGTTACAGTAATTGTTGTGATAAACACAGGGCTTAGTGTTTCACAGCCCTGCCTTAAAAGAACCTGTTTCTCTTTAGCCATTTGTCtcagttgataaaaaaaatggatttcacCACAGAACTGATCTGCCTGTCAAGATTAAAATCACTGTCCATTTTCACCCCAAGGACGGTGAAAGGAGGCTTTATGTTCTGAGCCAGATGGGCAAGCAGATACACTGACACCCCTCTGACACCCCACTGTCTTTCTGtcataaaaaattatgaaagtGAAGAGTCTTCCAGGCTCTTACTTATTCAAGGCACTCAGCTTAGAGTGGAAGTCGTGTTattaaaggggaaaataaacagcagtgatcagcataaaaatgaaagGTACATTTGTGCTTCCTAAAAAGGGAGCCCATGGAAACCATATATATTGAAAAAAGCTGAGGCCCCAGAACTGATCACTGACAGACGCCACAGGAAAGAGAAACCGAGGAAGATTTAAAATTGCCCAGGCTGACACAGAATGTCCTCTATGTCAGGTAGGTTTAAATCCTCAACCTGTTAAGTGGTGGGGCAAAGACAGGATGAGATACCCGAAGCCTGAAGATTTGCAACATCAACCCTCCCAaaaagttcagttcagtttgatgGCCAGCTAAGGGTCATTGATGCACCTTGGGGATTAGGGTTAGCCCATGTGGTTGGATGTTACTTTAACATACCAGCCCCCTAAGCATTGATGCAATCTatgcaaacaatgcaaaaagagTTGAAGGATGACTTGAGGAGCGCAACAATGAGTCCGAGGTGTGGAGATGCCTCGAAATTCCCCAAGTCTCAATCCCATCCAGCACTTCTGAGACAAACAAGTCCTACCCATGGGGGGACAACATTGCAACTTGCAGGACATAAATGATCTACTCAGACCTACTTGGATCTATGTCTTGAAGGGATTAGGATGTTTTGGCAGCAAACGCTTTCAGAGTGTCATAATATTATGCCTGATTAGCCTATATACAGTCATTTAATATCTATCCATTTACTTGTCTTGCCAAAGTTCATATTTACAATAGACAGACATTTTGTGATGACATTCATGCAAATCAGGAAAGAAATTACACCAAGTGATcacttgattttgttttcatctctatatttatttatgttactgTCTGTTCGCCTCTGCCAAGGAATAGCAAAGACCTAATCTGTATAGCCCATTACTCGATTACGGTGAAAAACAATCACAACTCATTCATGTACCGACACTAATGCCTCTCTCATGCATATACGTATCTTCCTGAATGTGATTTGGAAAAGATTTGCATCGACCTTTAATTCTTCATGAGATTTTTCAAAGAGTTTCCTTTAGTGTAGATAAGTAGAAATTACCGACTGCACCAACCGGCTTCTGGGTGTGACTCTGTGGAAAAGTTCATGAATATGAGACTGCTGCTGCtcagtgtaaataaataaacaaagtcaCTTCCTTGGAAATAAGAGAGGTTTAAAATCTTCTGAGTCGACCTAGCTGTTTGGTGTGGGTCATTGAATTTAATAGTTAGTCATATTCCCTGACAGAGCTGTTGTAGCTCAAAAGTTGTGCTCGGTGAAAAAGAGAATGAGAGATTTTCTCCTGTACTGTTTACAAACTCTAAAGGCATTCCTAACATGTTAATTCTCTGTTTTTGCAGGTTATTAGTGGGCGCACCATATGAAATGACTGGGCCTTACCAAACAGGGGACGTATATAAATGCGCACTGAGCAAACGAACCAACGGCAACAGTTGCTCAAAGCTCAATTTAGGTATAGTATACCAGATCACAGCACTGCCGTTACCGATGTCCTACATGACACACTGCATGCAGCATTTACCCTTTTCTGATGGTTTCATTGTTGCAAAAATGTTTGGTTTAAATCAAACTGCATCTCCAGTCAATTCCACGCCGGCCACTTCCTTAAATGCCAGAACATGTCTATGAAATTAAGTTGTTTCGACAGATTTTAATCATAATTTATCCACTGTGAAAGTGGCAGAAAATATGTGCAtgagtttgtgtgtttatcttgactcaaaaataatataaacctACTGATCTGTCTGTTTTGGACCAAGTTGTATATGTTTAGTTCTTATATTGCCACTGGCATTTAGCCAGCTGTCAATTAGAAAGTCTCCCTGGTTTTCCAACTTGGAAACGAAACAGTTTGGTTTGATTTCTTATCCAAATCCGATTTGGCCCTTGGAGGAAATTTTAACACCATAACTAGCCACCATCACTTGTTCCTGATTCACAGTCATCCCCTAATGCAgaattaatacttttttttattttccttgtaaataataaattcaaaaatttcttctaaatacTACAAAAAAAGCCACATACCAGCATTGTATATGAGTATGAGTCATAGTGAAATCTGTGAACAGGAGTGGGGGTGTTCCGTACCAGTCATTCCCCCGTTTAATGATTTATGTACACCTCCATGTGTGTATTTTACCACACTTTTACTGCATGTCTGCATGTCTGTTAATACGGGTTGCACAGATTATGTTGGTTGGATAATCACTTGAAGTTTAGAAGAGTAAACATTTAGATCTGAAGATGTGGACACTGCGTTGCCTGGCCAGACAGCAATAACAACCCACAGGCCCAGATGGTGGAGAGCCTCTGTTTGCATGCATGCATCTGAGATCCTCTCAGCGAATTTCCTTTTCATTCAAGGAAAGATATCTCTGACCAACGTATCAGAACGAAAGGACAAGATGAGGCTGGGAATGACGCTGGTGTCTAACCCTGTAGACAGGAGCTTTGTGGTGAGTAGGACATGAAAAGAGGCCATGCTTCTTTGAAACATATTTATGGAGAGTGCAGttgttaagataaaaaaaaaacgggggaAACAAAATTGCCTTTTGATTATACGGTTATACTGCCGAGCTTCGTCTTACAGAATATACTTAGTTGTTGCTTGTATAAACACTTTCTTTCTTCATTTCAGGCTTGTGGGCCATTATGGTCGTATGAGTGTGGCAGCTCTTACTACAGCACAGGAATATGCTCCAAAGTTAACGCAGGCTTCAAGTTTTCCAGAACAATTATCCCTGCCTTTCAGAGTAAGTTTTTAAACATCTCTTGTGTTTGACAAAGATCCGCTGATGCCTCTAAATCACAGCAGGGGGTTGTCTTTGCATACACGAACacgtgtttcttttctttttttatgtttaggatGTGAAACCTTTATGGACATCGTAATTGTTCTCGATGGCTCCAACTCCATCTATCCCTGGTATGAAGTGCGGGATTTTCTCGTAAATATTCTTCAGAAGTTCCATGTTGGACCGGGACAAATACAGGTTGGCATTAACAGGCAACAAGACAGATTAGTGTTCATTTAGAAGAGAAAGCTTACAGCGCATTAAAGTAGAAGTCTATTTTGTAAGTTGTACAGTGttatgaaaaagtatttgccccttatagattttctgtttttgctcctgCTTTTGCATCATGTGCATGTTTCAGATGAGAAGAGTTTATGCAAAATATAGCATTTAAATGGATATTTCATGTATTAttgggaaaagaaaaatctatccaaacaaaaaacagtttccTCCTAGACCTAAGAACCAGCTCGGCCACGCTTGGCGGCAACGATCAGGTGTTTGCGATCATTGTAGCTGGCGACGTGTCCTTTACGTCACTGAGGAGGAATGTTGGCGCGCTCTTCATTTTAAACTTGAAGGCTTAAAGCTGCACTGTGGAGCATGAACAGGTCATCCCACAGTCTGGGCATTGACTAGCCCACTCTgaaacctctttttttatttagatgtgAGTTATTTATACGGTTTGCACAAGGATTTCCCTTGGAGTGTGTTTCACCTCCGAACTCTGACATGGTTGCCGTTTTTTCACCCGTCTCTTTCTTACTGAGACATCCTGGATGAGCCCCTGATGCACGTTTGGACTGTACCATGTTTACACTGTTCTATGCTTTCTCCATTTATGGATGATCCCTCTCACTGTTGTCCCAAGGCCTTACAGATGCCTTTGTAACTATTTCCTGACTGATAGATGTGAGTGACTTCTTGAATGATTTTAAATCAGAGAATACTGGATCTTTTAGCCTATTTCATGTCATCACACAGATTATACTGTAGTTAAGTGATTAACTGGCTAGTGACTTGGACTCAGCCTTTTGAGAATTATGGGGAATCATAGTAAATCCATGATTTGAAAGGGGAGCCTATTGGCCAGGTTGGGTTGGATAGATTAGTTTTcctcaataaatgtttttatttgaaacattgATCAATATCTTTTCATCTGAATACTGAAATTAGTTTATCCCTGTCTTATATTAAAATATGCTTAATGATGATCccatataaatatttaattaaggtctatgttttcatgatattttgtagtttcattttaacttgttttttaggGCTCGATACCAATCTGAATTTGAATTATGTCAGCCTGAGTTAACCCTCTctcagttgtgttttttaactTGCTTATTTTTTGGCAGGTTGGAGTCGTCCAGTATGGCGAGAAGGTGGTGCATGAATTTAAACTCAGCGATTACAAGTCTGTGGAGGAGGTGGTAAATAGAGCACGCAGTATCGATCAGCGGGGTGGAGAGGAGACCAACACAGCTCTTGGCATTAGCACGGCTCGGTACAGCAGCTCCATGCACGCAGATGAGCAGATCTACTCGGCTAGTTCTTTTTGGGAATTTTGTCTGACTAAAAGCACAAGATTTATCTTCCTCACAGCTCACAAGCTTTCAAACAAGGAGGTCGACGGGGTGCCAAGAAGGTAATGATTGTTATAACTGATGGAGAGTCTCACGACAGCGCGGATCTCAAGCAAGTCATCGAGGACAGTGAGAAGGATGGCATCACCCGTTATGCCATTGCTGTGAGTCTGCTAAGCCTATGATTTGCATGATTTATTTGGAATGCACCTTTTTCCTGGCTAAAATCTCACATAATACCATTCAAAGGTCTCTCAGAAGCCCAAACCATAATCCTGTGGAAATATAGTTAAAGGTGTAAATGATCTCCCTGAAACCACATCATTTTGTGGTTTGTGACACTGCTGGAGgggcaattttctttttttacaatttgtttTAATATGGCTTAGTTTTCTGTCACCATCTGAGCAAGAACAAGTCAACTGGCTGAAGATCTGCTGGAAAGagtgactttaactggcactgGTATTGGAACTGAGGGAGACTTTCTGCCTCttataatattttatatagGTAATCCTTTTGAAGTACGTCAGACTATGTGGCTACAGTGTACCTCGACAgatattgtttcatttcaattttGAGTTAGAACTCagatttcaaattatttttacacCCAGCCAGTCTATGTTCCAGTTCAAAATTAATAAAGgtattaggatttttttttttttgtacagttaaaaatattttctatgcattttggttttttttcccccagttttaCTTTATCCTTGTTTAAGAAATAGCCCTGCTGGACTTTGTAGTGTCTATTTTGTCTCCCCTTGAGGTtagatttaaatcatttcaaatgCTAATAAACTCTTTAGGTTAAAGCCAAGTAGAGaggaagttttattttttttatcaaatctgTAAATATGACAGAAAACATAAACCTAAACAGTGACAGTttgttaaatattacatttaaaggTGCTTGGCTACTACAACCGCAGAGGAATCAATCCTGAGGCCTTCCTTAATGAAATCAAGTACATCGCCAGCGACCCCGATGATAAGCACTTCTTTAATGTGACAGACGAGTCAGCTCTAAAAGATATTGTCGATGCTCTTGGGGAACGGATCTTCAGCCTTGAAGGTTGGTAGAAtacttattttaaatgcagacgTTGAGATCAAATCCATTACAGTTAAtgggaaagaagaaaaaaattcaaaagcagATACCAGCTTCCCgatttaggtcagttaggatgacctaaataatttctgttttctaaATGCCAGACAAAACAGAGATTTGTTTATGATAAATGCTGAAATTTACATAGAGGAGGATACTAGTGTATCAAAGCTGAGATAACGATTTGGCTGAGATGGCTTTGGAAGCTTCTGACTGGTTAATTCACAATATTTCATATATTTGGAAGCATACAAGTCAATATATTTTAGGGCAACACCTCCAACACTAGCATTGTTGTGTGACATGggaaactctaaaaaaaaacctgctaaaTACTGTACCAGAAAGAGAATTGGCATTATCATGTGGTGGGGGTGTTTTGTTTCAGGAAGGATTGTTGCATGTCACGAAATTGGCGACATCATgaggaaagaacattatgtggaaatactGAAGCATCAActcaagacatcagccaggaaTTTTAAAGCTTTGGCAGAAATGGATCTTACAAATGGTTActgactaaaaataaaagttcaatGTATCATAGCGAcctttaaaatgcaaataattgTGAGAAGCCTGTGGAAGGATCCCCAAAACATTAAATTCAAATCATAGAGTTTACAAGGCAATTGCAAATAAACACTAAGAAAATGTTTGCAAACCTGTGAATTCgtagaaagtaaaagaaatccTTAAAGTATGTAGTTCATTATTCTGGCATCTAGCAAATTGAAATAATGAGAAATAAATTAGGTGAttccaaataatttaaaacaaagaaatggatAAATTAACGTCTGACACTGAGAATGaaaagctttttgttttcttataaAGTTTAATGTTGTCAATATCAAAACCACTTGCTTTGTCAACacaaattgtcttgaaattgaAATGCATGCTGTAAAACACTACAAGACACTGATGCTGTTGTTTTTAGAAAACAATTACGCCTTAAAAATCAGGTTTTCTGTGGCAGCGGTGCTTCAGAACACTTCTTGTTTACACAGTCTTGTTTACGCAGGAACCAGTAAGAATGGCACGGCGTTTGGTCTCCAGATGTCTCAGGCAGGTTTTTCGGCGCACAACGTGGAGGTGAGTCCGACTGAAGCTACCCCGCTGCCTCGCGCCATCTGTCAACGTGTAACAACAACACGTCGTCGTCTCAATTTCTGCTGCTTTGTAACCCCTCCCCACAATGGGTCATTTATCACTTGTATCCCCGTCTGAGAAGCCGCATGGCTCCAGATGTTAGGGTCCACGCTGATTTAGGATCCACTGACAGCCAGACAGACTTTTTCCACTTCAATTGCGCAGTAATGAGAAATGGGACGCTTTGTATTCCCGAGGGAAACATACCAGGAAATCACAACTGGAATGAGACGGTTTTGCCACAGAGTgacctgtttttctttaaatttcctAGAAGTTTTTGCTCGTTTTTAAGTATCTAAGAGCGAAGGGTTGCAGGTGTGCTAGCTTTTAGTGTGGCACAgctggaagaagaagaaagatacGTTTCCTCTACAGTACCTGCTCTTCATTCTGATTTTCCCTCTTCTCCTTCTAGACATATATCCAAATGCAACTGCTTTGGTTACTCGAGACTATTTCCCTATGGATTTTGTTCGGGGAAAAATACATATATCTAGCTTATACAAAAAAGAGACATAGGATCATTTGCAGCTGGGTGGCAGGAGTGACTAGAAATTGTGTCCACAAGGCCAGATTCCAGAGATTCTCACCAACACCAGCCTGAGTATTGAAAGTCGGATAACGTTTTGGAAAGAatgtttaaaagagaaaaccAGTCCTCGGGGCCCAGATGGTTTTACTGAGTGTAATTAGTGTCAACTTTGAATGAGGCTTATGTCATATACTTTGCAGATGTTTCAAGCATCTACATACAGCCAGACGTTTCTCACAGCGTTTTCCTTTAACGAATAAGGAAAAATAGTAATAAAGCTCCTGCTTTGCCACAAACATAATCCTTTTGGTAATTTCTAAAGGATACATTATTTGTTTGTGGAGTGAGTATGAAGCACTTGCTGTATTTTCATCATCTAATGATGAGTATGTATGTAAAACCATACAGCTGGCCTTCCTACCAAGCGGGGCACATGCCCATACATGCAACTGTGGCAGAAACAGGTCACTTGAGGTTGATCTCATCTGGGATTTCAACCATTTGCTATTGAGGGAGCATTTTGTCCAAAGCCGACAACCACATTGACATAACTGTGCTGTTAGAGAGTGACGTAGTGCAAGTGTGGTGAGCACGCAGTTCCACATTTCAGGAGGAAGTCACAAGTCCTCCCGCACAAATGCTGGACTGGGCATTGTCGACGGTTTGGTgtacaaaggagaaaaaaaaactgatgtcaTTATGCACTGAAACCCTATAATTATTGTATCAGACATACAAAGTATGGTGAACCATGGAACATAGAAAACCCTTCTCCtaactctgctgctgtttacaACATTCGCTGGTCACTTTCCCTTCTTGAGAGTTAAGTTAAAGAGTAAACAGATCAAGAGTTTAGCAGGAGATTCTGGTTCATTTCAATGCTTTCTTAGCTGCTGCGGTTGGGATTACTGCCAGGTTGAGCACATTTTGTGGCTGTAAAATGAGTTTATCAATCAGTGTGTGATCATAAAGTATCCAaaggaataaacaaaaacatcattATGTGAGCTCTTGCTGAGGCCAggaatgtaataaaataattttaggaAACAAACCAACATGTAGACAGTTATGTCTCACTTGGGATGGTTTACGCCTCAGCGTCATCCATTATTTTCTGATAACGGTCACCTCATTGGGCATTATCCCTTACATATTCTCCACATTATCAACTGCCTGAAAATCAAGCATTTCCTTCCCATAATCTCTGGGGCTTTTTGTACCAACCTTGTTCCCTGGTCGTGGATTTACCACTTTTCCTTCTCTAACACTCACATCCCAAATGTTAACTACATTTCAGCAAATATAAATGTATCCTCTTCCATGACATTAAACTCAAACGACAAGTCTCATGCTCTCTTCTATCTGCACCGCAGATGACACTGATAAAGTGCTTGAGTTTGACCTCAATCTCTGTAATTTATTATGTCCGAAGGTTTCTATAAGAAAACTTAGAAAAGCGCAGCTAGGCTACTAACAAGAACAAGAAgaatgttttctttaagaatGTATAAAGTTATTCAGCCATTTCATATGTTTTTGTTCTTGCCTTTACAAAACAAGTTGAGTAACACGTAATAAATCAGATCCTTGCTACGCTCCAGAAGTGTGGTTAGTGTGTGAgatgttttatgatttttaaatgtaatgacACACAGTAATTAGTATACCATTTGCTGTGTTTAGGATGGGATTTTGGTGGGTGCGGTCGGTGCTTATGACTGGAACGGAGCAGTGCTGAAGGAAACACGACAGGGAAAGGTGATCCCTCCAAAATCGTCCTACATGCAGGAGTTTCCTGAAGAGCTTAAAAACCATGGCGCATACCTgggtgagttaaaaaaaaaaagtaacaaaacagaagaataaatcaagaaaaatggaaaatcaAGAAAAATGGCCAAAAGCAGTGTGACATGCAGGAAAAGTAGACCTCCCACAGTTCTCCACCTTcatttttgttcacttttttaCTGGAGCCATTTGTGGTTGCCTGGGAGGAAGAATTGTGATTTAACACCATTTAACCAACCTACAGCCCTCCTTTAAAAAGTCTACCCATCTGTTGCTTCCTTTTTGCATATGCATCTTTATCTCATTTTAACACCACAGACATCTGCTGTTTCCTTGACTGGTTTGTATCTAAATTTGCCAAACAAGAGAGCATTTGGGTACTGGGACACCACCAATATTTATGCATGAAAAACGGCAACAGAATTtttataaacatataaaaaaactacCCTAAAACAGCAGTGTTTATAAGTGTAAACACTTATAAAACTTCTTGGAAGCAGTGATGTTAAAGGGAGGAAAGATCTGCAATAACGCTCCAttgagcatctaggatgcagcagtctgtccctGAAGGAGCTTCCTTCAGCTCTGtaacagcttcatgcatggggtgggagacacgCAAACATTAATATTCATTTTGCCAGAGTCTTTCTGTTTCCCACCAACTACACTGGGTCCATGGGACATCCTAGGACAGAGTtgtagataagctgctgctccaacaaattACATTACATCAATATTAGTCTCTTTGCGAGCGAAATGAGCCATGTTACACAGATTCAACCCTCCTTCATGAATCTCAACTAATGTGGTAATGAGGTAatttttcatttacagaaatgtgcaaatgGATTTTCCTGAGAATATATGCGTGCAAATAGACAATAACAGTAGTGTGATTGTTATACTTGATGGACCAGaaacttctcagcagggggcgatagccctcacagctcttggaaagaaggtgtttctgagtttattagTTCTGGAGAGAAAGTGTTCAGAATGTCCTCCAGGGGCTGAAATTATGGGAGGACGGAATAAATTACATGTTATCTTGTGGGTTttgaaataagaaaatgaaagaaattaaagacaGAAAGGAAAGGTGGGAAACCAGAAAAGCACAATCTGTGTCATTACAGCTCCTGGTTGGCAAATTTCAAACTTTGAGATTTCCTTGGCTGATGGTGACACTGCTTTCAgagttaaaactgaaataatgcaagtttattttttttaactattgcTACATTAATTGATTGAGCTTGcaatttttaaaacagcagaTATTTGACCATAGACCTAAATATGTGTGTTGTTATTTTACATCCTCAGGGTATACTGTGACATCTGTGGTG comes from Fundulus heteroclitus isolate FHET01 chromosome 4, MU-UCD_Fhet_4.1, whole genome shotgun sequence and encodes:
- the LOC118562835 gene encoding integrin alpha-11-like produces the protein MEYYCCLLLWIFSQHLGFHDCFNIDTKKFRIIKGPKQTQFGYTVQQHVAAGGDKWLLVGAPYEMTGPYQTGDVYKCALSKRTNGNSCSKLNLGKISLTNVSERKDKMRLGMTLVSNPVDRSFVACGPLWSYECGSSYYSTGICSKVNAGFKFSRTIIPAFQRCETFMDIVIVLDGSNSIYPWYEVRDFLVNILQKFHVGPGQIQVGVVQYGEKVVHEFKLSDYKSVEEVVNRARSIDQRGGEETNTALGISTARSQAFKQGGRRGAKKVMIVITDGESHDSADLKQVIEDSEKDGITRYAIAVLGYYNRRGINPEAFLNEIKYIASDPDDKHFFNVTDESALKDIVDALGERIFSLEGTSKNGTAFGLQMSQAGFSAHNVEDGILVGAVGAYDWNGAVLKETRQGKVIPPKSSYMQEFPEELKNHGAYLGYTVTSVVSSRNGRLFVAGAPRFNHTGKVIIFTLTNAGNLTILHSLKGHQCLILTLVKLLKAKKHWLYYGSEKIAPVDIDGDGITDNLLVAAPDVLQRRTGERKVYIYRVTELVVQLFESSRY